In Candidatus Paceibacterota bacterium, one genomic interval encodes:
- a CDS encoding type II secretion system protein yields MKQRGFTLIEIIVATAIFTMVVTIAVGALTSLNNTSREARAMRVVMDNANSAMDAIARTIRMGIRFDCGANFPGDASDGRQSDCTYQSGGSSKLRFYGPGGLSSSMQEQQFRFNATSSSVERMLANSGTWERMTAPEVEVTSLKFYVRGAPLDLDQPIVTMIMTGIAHVSKTARNFTVQTSITPRTPNSHLVTPS; encoded by the coding sequence ATGAAGCAGCGTGGTTTTACTTTGATCGAGATTATCGTAGCAACTGCGATTTTTACTATGGTGGTTACTATTGCAGTGGGCGCGCTTACCTCTCTCAATAACACTTCAAGAGAAGCACGTGCGATGCGTGTGGTCATGGATAATGCAAACAGTGCAATGGATGCCATCGCACGAACGATACGTATGGGTATCCGTTTTGATTGCGGAGCAAATTTTCCTGGAGATGCGAGTGATGGAAGGCAATCGGATTGTACATATCAGAGTGGTGGTTCCTCTAAGTTGCGATTTTATGGACCAGGAGGTCTTTCAAGTTCAATGCAAGAACAGCAGTTTCGTTTCAACGCAACAAGTTCATCTGTGGAGCGCATGCTCGCAAACAGTGGTACGTGGGAGCGTATGACAGCGCCGGAGGTGGAGGTGACGAGCTTGAAGTTCTATGTCCGCGGAGCACCACTTGACCTTGATCAGCCTATTGTAACCATGATTATGACCGGAATCGCACACGTTTCAAAGACTGCGCGTAATTTTACTGTTCAGACCTCCATTACACCACGAACTCCAAATTCACATCTTGTAACACCAAGCTAA
- a CDS encoding prepilin-type N-terminal cleavage/methylation domain-containing protein translates to MLFHILPKQKNRGFSFIELSISIAIFATLSTVTVLSYNNFNNRIGVDILAHQIAQFGHEAQVNSLSVKRSFNGTYAGYGVHFDRASTTQFVFFADLDGDYVFDNSGNCSVVGAECEKKINLLKGVTISALCGLRSGATHAGSADCTSGISTDFAQSFDFVFKRPSPDAAIRGKPSAVAPPEAFSVAQVIIKSNKGYQRIVEFWNTGQISVK, encoded by the coding sequence ATGCTATTTCATATACTCCCAAAACAGAAGAATCGTGGATTCTCATTTATTGAACTTTCGATATCGATTGCGATTTTTGCTACCCTTTCGACGGTGACGGTACTTAGTTATAATAATTTCAATAATCGTATCGGAGTCGATATTTTGGCGCATCAAATAGCACAGTTTGGACACGAGGCACAGGTTAATTCTCTTTCTGTAAAGCGTTCCTTCAATGGTACGTATGCAGGTTATGGGGTGCATTTTGACCGAGCGTCGACCACTCAGTTTGTCTTTTTCGCAGACCTTGATGGAGATTATGTGTTCGATAATAGCGGGAACTGTAGTGTTGTTGGGGCGGAGTGTGAGAAGAAAATCAATCTTCTTAAGGGAGTGACGATTAGCGCACTCTGTGGCTTACGATCGGGTGCGACACATGCGGGCTCTGCTGATTGTACGAGTGGTATTTCTACCGACTTCGCACAGTCATTTGATTTCGTGTTTAAACGACCTAGCCCCGATGCAGCAATTCGGGGGAAACCTAGCGCAGTAGCACCTCCTGAGGCATTCTCGGTAGCTCAGGTCATCATTAAGTCAAATAAAGGTTATCAACGAATTGTTGAGTTCTGGAATACGGGTCAAATATCTGTGAAGTAA
- a CDS encoding prepilin peptidase translates to MDISALFYFVNTGLIFIFGLIIGSFLNVVVLRMGSGRTLGGRSKCMNCGKPLKWYMLIPLVSFIIQGGRCAYCRGKLSFQYPIVEALTGLLVLVAAQHTHFSLFSYTPLIAAQFAIDAVALATLVVISAYDFRHKIIPDSLSLLFAFVGIAAVALRAYEAAWPSLMPLFVSVPRWIDVAAAPLLAVPLAAIWYFSRGRAMGLGDAKLVWGVAWFLGLLGGLSALIFAFWLAAIPSVVILLMKKGSMRTEVPFGPFIALATVLVYYYGWSVLTLSLSFY, encoded by the coding sequence ATGGATATCAGCGCACTTTTCTACTTTGTGAATACTGGCCTCATTTTTATATTTGGCCTCATTATTGGCTCTTTCCTTAACGTGGTTGTGCTGCGCATGGGGAGTGGGCGTACACTCGGAGGACGTAGTAAATGCATGAATTGTGGTAAGCCGCTCAAGTGGTACATGCTTATTCCACTCGTTTCATTCATCATTCAGGGTGGGCGCTGTGCGTACTGCAGAGGCAAGCTCTCGTTCCAGTACCCCATCGTCGAAGCACTCACAGGACTCCTTGTGCTTGTTGCCGCTCAGCATACGCACTTCTCATTGTTCTCGTATACTCCACTCATCGCTGCGCAGTTTGCGATTGATGCAGTCGCACTCGCGACCCTTGTGGTGATTTCCGCATATGATTTTCGTCACAAGATCATTCCTGATTCACTCTCGCTCTTATTTGCATTTGTGGGTATTGCCGCAGTTGCACTGCGCGCTTATGAGGCGGCATGGCCAAGTCTTATGCCACTCTTTGTGTCGGTTCCTCGTTGGATCGATGTTGCCGCAGCGCCACTCCTCGCAGTCCCTCTCGCGGCTATCTGGTATTTCTCACGAGGAAGGGCTATGGGTCTCGGTGATGCAAAATTGGTTTGGGGTGTTGCATGGTTCCTCGGACTTTTGGGTGGACTCTCTGCTCTGATCTTCGCATTCTGGCTTGCAGCAATACCATCGGTAGTTATCTTGCTTATGAAGAAGGGAAGTATGCGCACGGAAGTTCCGTTTGGACCGTTCATCGCGCTGGCTACGGTGCTCGTGTACTATTACGGTTGGAGTGTTCTCACTTTAAGCTTGTCCTTCTACTAG
- a CDS encoding type II secretion system protein, which yields MSKNLIKGSKGFTLIELLVVIAIIGILSSVVLASLSTARAKSRDARRISDVGQIQLALELYYDASSSYPIRNAVNAITASSTELGVLSPTYIPKVPTDPTASTYYVYGGTTTSYIIAAKLERGDNTALLSDSDKTGVFSFNGTSISCDNTAGTPQGQATPTELCYDVSN from the coding sequence ATGTCAAAAAACCTTATCAAGGGTTCTAAGGGTTTCACCCTTATTGAACTCCTCGTCGTTATTGCGATCATCGGTATCCTTTCATCTGTGGTACTCGCTTCGCTTTCGACTGCACGTGCAAAGAGCCGTGACGCACGCCGCATCTCAGATGTTGGTCAGATCCAGCTCGCACTTGAGCTTTACTATGATGCAAGCTCATCTTATCCAATTAGGAATGCAGTAAATGCAATCACTGCATCTTCAACGGAGCTTGGTGTGCTCTCTCCAACCTATATTCCAAAGGTTCCAACAGATCCTACAGCAAGTACATACTACGTGTATGGTGGTACAACGACCTCATACATCATTGCTGCAAAGCTTGAGCGTGGTGATAATACTGCACTTTTGTCAGACTCTGATAAGACTGGTGTATTTTCATTCAACGGAACAAGCATCAGCTGTGACAATACTGCGGGTACTCCTCAGGGACAAGCAACTCCTACAGAGCTTTGTTACGACGTCTCTAATTAA
- a CDS encoding prepilin-type N-terminal cleavage/methylation domain-containing protein — protein MSTHSVKGSKGFTLIELLVVIAIIGILSSVVLASLSSARAKSRDARRISDMGQLQLALEMYYDASSTYPTIAGLQTWTTVPATGIGYLKPSYIPNIPDDPGSNSYYYCALAARGDTTCTGSVSATAYLLGADLEINASSSAPLATDGDTANTVFFGRGSRCNLNSGTEACYDLAP, from the coding sequence ATGTCTACACATTCTGTTAAGGGATCGAAGGGTTTCACTCTTATTGAACTTCTTGTGGTTATCGCAATCATCGGTATTCTCTCTTCTGTGGTACTCGCCTCGCTTTCAAGCGCACGTGCAAAGAGCCGTGACGCACGTCGCATATCTGATATGGGGCAGCTCCAGCTCGCGCTCGAGATGTATTATGATGCAAGTTCAACTTATCCTACGATTGCAGGACTTCAGACATGGACGACAGTTCCTGCGACAGGTATTGGTTATCTTAAGCCAAGTTACATCCCGAATATTCCCGATGATCCAGGTAGTAACTCATATTATTACTGTGCACTCGCTGCAAGGGGTGATACAACTTGTACGGGGTCAGTAAGTGCCACTGCCTATCTTCTCGGTGCTGATCTTGAGATCAACGCGAGTTCAAGCGCACCTCTGGCGACCGATGGGGACACAGCAAATACTGTTTTCTTCGGAAGGGGGAGCAGGTGTAACCTTAATTCTGGCACTGAAGCGTGTTACGATCTTGCGCCATAA
- a CDS encoding prepilin-type N-terminal cleavage/methylation domain-containing protein has translation MSYTSLKKQSKGFTLIELLVVIAIIGILSSVVLASLSTARAKSRDARRVSDLGQIQLALELYFDANSSYPFNAGGLQSWTSAAVPTAGVGSTSPAYIPKVPSDPTAAANYYFCPMAAKGASTCSGTSGTVLAYALGANLERTDNAALTTDADLTVGTVFYGVGATCTTSGTQQPGGTETCYDIAN, from the coding sequence ATGTCATATACATCATTAAAAAAGCAGTCAAAAGGTTTTACGCTCATTGAATTGCTTGTGGTTATTGCAATCATCGGTATTCTCTCATCGGTGGTGCTCGCTTCGCTCTCGACCGCTCGTGCAAAGAGTCGTGATGCTCGTCGCGTCTCGGATCTTGGTCAGATTCAGCTTGCGCTCGAGCTTTACTTCGATGCAAACTCATCTTATCCATTCAATGCTGGCGGTCTCCAGTCGTGGACAAGCGCAGCGGTTCCTACAGCTGGCGTTGGAAGCACATCCCCTGCATATATTCCAAAGGTTCCTTCAGATCCAACGGCAGCGGCAAACTATTACTTCTGTCCTATGGCAGCAAAGGGCGCTTCAACGTGTAGTGGTACTTCTGGTACCGTACTCGCATATGCACTCGGTGCAAACCTTGAGCGCACTGATAATGCTGCGCTTACAACGGATGCTGACTTAACTGTAGGTACAGTCTTCTACGGAGTAGGAGCAACATGTACTACGTCGGGTACTCAGCAGCCAGGAGGTACAGAAACCTGTTACGATATTGCAAACTAG
- a CDS encoding type II secretion system F family protein — translation MQFRYVAIEQSSGQERRGEVDAASKDLAIAALQRRGLVVMNVTEVGVQPAWMKKISFFEEHVKYKDIVILSRQISTLFLAQVPALRVFQLLAGETENVALRHRLESISEDLRAGSTLAAAMSKYPDVFTPFYTNMVRAGEESGNLSKTFEYLADYLDRTYELVTKTKKALVYPAFVIVVFASVMVLMLVVVIPKLSAIIVETGKELPIYTRFVIGASNFLINYGLFFAAILAVGVFFAFRYGQSREGKEVYANIALQVPYVGDLYRKLYLSRICDNINTMVTSGVPMVRAVEISAEVVDNELYRQAMLTAAQDVRTGVALSGALGRSALIPQVMVQMVRVGEETGEVGNILETLAKFYKREVDNAVDTLVGLIEPAMIVMLGLGVGGLLTSVLMPIYDITSSF, via the coding sequence ATGCAATTTCGGTATGTCGCCATTGAACAAAGCTCAGGGCAAGAGCGTCGCGGTGAGGTAGATGCAGCAAGCAAAGACCTTGCAATTGCTGCACTACAGCGTCGTGGATTAGTCGTCATGAATGTCACAGAGGTGGGCGTGCAGCCTGCCTGGATGAAGAAAATCTCTTTCTTCGAGGAGCATGTAAAGTATAAGGATATTGTTATTTTGTCGCGACAGATTTCGACACTTTTTCTTGCACAGGTTCCTGCCTTGCGCGTCTTCCAACTTCTTGCGGGTGAAACTGAGAATGTTGCATTGCGTCATCGTCTCGAGTCTATTTCCGAAGATCTTCGCGCAGGCTCAACGCTTGCTGCCGCAATGTCGAAATATCCTGATGTATTTACACCATTCTATACGAACATGGTGCGTGCAGGTGAGGAGTCAGGTAATCTTTCAAAGACGTTTGAATATCTCGCAGATTATCTCGATCGTACCTATGAACTCGTCACAAAGACGAAGAAAGCACTTGTGTATCCAGCCTTCGTTATTGTCGTTTTCGCATCCGTCATGGTGCTTATGCTTGTGGTGGTTATTCCAAAGCTTTCTGCAATCATTGTTGAGACAGGGAAGGAGTTGCCTATATATACTCGCTTCGTTATTGGAGCTTCGAATTTCTTGATCAACTACGGACTGTTCTTTGCCGCTATTCTTGCGGTGGGTGTGTTCTTCGCATTCCGTTATGGTCAGTCGCGAGAAGGGAAAGAAGTGTATGCAAACATCGCATTGCAGGTTCCGTATGTAGGGGATCTCTATCGCAAGCTCTATCTCTCTCGTATTTGTGATAACATCAATACGATGGTCACTTCAGGTGTGCCAATGGTTCGTGCGGTTGAGATTTCTGCAGAAGTGGTGGATAACGAGCTCTATCGTCAAGCGATGCTTACTGCAGCACAAGATGTGCGTACCGGTGTTGCGCTTTCGGGTGCACTTGGACGTTCTGCACTCATTCCTCAGGTGATGGTGCAAATGGTGCGTGTGGGAGAGGAGACTGGTGAAGTCGGGAATATCCTTGAAACACTTGCGAAGTTCTACAAGCGTGAAGTCGACAATGCTGTTGATACGTTGGTGGGACTTATTGAGCCGGCGATGATTGTGATGCTTGGACTTGGTGTGGGGGGACTCTTGACCTCTGTCCTTATGCCGATTTATGACATCACCTCTTCATTCTAA
- a CDS encoding PilT/PilU family type 4a pilus ATPase codes for MIQDYRKYIEELILTVIREGASDLHFAVGRSPTIRVARVLVPLVKYPALTPDDTRAVVQELLDEAGMKRFLTAKESDFSFSFGSEARFRGNAFFQRGTVGIALRLVPQKVKTIHELGLPPVLELFTKRKQGFFLCVGPVGQGKSTTLAAMVEMINRDRAENIVTIEDPIEYVFQADRSMISQREVHFDTDDFNVALRSCLREDVNVILIGEMRGLETISAAVTAAETGHLVLSTLHTNNASQTIDRIIDSFPAGQQDQIRVQLAGSLAGIFSQRLIPRISGGLVPAYELLINNNAVANLIRERRTHEIPMIIETGSELGMIDMNRILAGLVKAGEVSADVAYMHSQNPRSLERLL; via the coding sequence ATGATTCAAGATTATCGTAAATATATTGAGGAACTTATTCTTACGGTCATTCGTGAGGGTGCTTCGGATCTCCACTTTGCAGTGGGTCGTTCTCCTACTATTCGTGTTGCACGAGTGTTGGTGCCACTGGTGAAGTATCCTGCACTTACTCCTGATGATACGCGTGCAGTCGTGCAAGAGCTTCTTGATGAGGCGGGTATGAAGCGCTTTCTCACGGCAAAGGAGTCTGACTTCTCATTCTCGTTTGGTTCAGAAGCACGTTTTCGTGGTAATGCATTTTTCCAGCGCGGTACAGTGGGTATCGCACTCCGTTTGGTTCCTCAAAAGGTGAAGACTATTCATGAGCTCGGTCTCCCTCCGGTGTTGGAGCTCTTTACAAAGCGCAAGCAGGGATTCTTCCTTTGCGTCGGTCCTGTCGGACAAGGTAAGTCGACAACACTTGCTGCAATGGTTGAAATGATCAATCGCGATCGAGCAGAAAACATTGTGACGATTGAAGATCCTATTGAGTATGTTTTTCAGGCAGATCGCTCAATGATTTCGCAGCGTGAAGTGCACTTTGATACCGATGATTTTAATGTTGCACTTCGATCATGTCTGCGTGAAGATGTGAATGTCATTCTTATTGGTGAGATGCGAGGGCTTGAGACGATTTCAGCAGCAGTGACTGCAGCTGAAACGGGTCACTTAGTTCTCTCGACGCTCCATACAAACAATGCTTCTCAGACGATCGATCGCATCATCGACTCATTCCCTGCAGGCCAGCAAGATCAGATTCGTGTTCAGCTCGCTGGATCGCTCGCAGGCATTTTCTCACAACGACTCATTCCAAGAATTTCAGGAGGTCTTGTCCCCGCATATGAGCTTTTAATTAACAACAATGCGGTCGCGAATCTTATTCGTGAGCGACGCACGCACGAAATCCCGATGATCATTGAGACAGGATCTGAGCTCGGCATGATTGATATGAATAGAATTCTTGCAGGATTAGTGAAAGCAGGGGAGGTGTCGGCGGATGTAGCCTACATGCACTCACAAAACCCTAGGTCTTTGGAACGATTGCTGTAG
- a CDS encoding response regulator translates to MSDSITLYLVEDDGFLLDMYSQRFSMSGYQVVAKSNPKEALEQLRSGNRPEIIVTDLVMPGIDGFQFLESVRAEQLAPEAVIVVLSNLGEEEDIERAVKLGALGYIVKATSTPSEVVARVSQIYKEAQARKVSGNATVTQ, encoded by the coding sequence ATGTCTGATTCAATCACACTCTATCTTGTAGAAGATGATGGTTTTTTGCTCGATATGTATTCCCAGCGTTTTTCTATGTCGGGATATCAGGTTGTAGCGAAATCAAACCCTAAGGAAGCACTTGAGCAGTTACGTTCAGGTAATAGACCTGAAATTATCGTAACCGATCTGGTAATGCCCGGTATCGATGGGTTTCAATTCTTGGAGTCGGTGCGCGCAGAGCAGCTTGCTCCCGAGGCAGTGATTGTTGTGCTTTCGAATCTTGGAGAGGAAGAAGATATCGAGCGTGCGGTGAAATTGGGCGCATTGGGTTATATCGTAAAAGCGACCTCTACTCCTTCGGAGGTGGTTGCTCGAGTAAGTCAAATTTATAAGGAGGCACAAGCCAGAAAAGTCTCTGGAAATGCGACCGTAACACAATAA